Sequence from the Methanobrevibacter arboriphilus JCM 13429 = DSM 1125 genome:
ATTACCTTCCTCATCGAGAAGAACACCACTTATAACGGTAGTTTTCCCTACTCTAAAATCACCTGAAATATCAATACTAGAATAAGTACTATTCCTTTCAACTTCAAAAGTAGTACTATTACTAAAAGCAGTATAATTCTCATTACCACTAAAACTAACAATTACTGTTATATTACCTGTTTTGTTAGTTGTGTAATTAAAATTCCAACCACCAGTACTATTAACAGAAATATCTGTGTAAAGATTACCATCAACAGTAACATTAACACTAAATATACCAGTAAAATTATCCAACTGACCAGAAATAGTAACATTATCACCAATACTTACAGTTTCAGGATTAACAACTATACTAGAATTAGTGCTATTCTTAACAACTTCAAAAGTAGTACTATTAGTAAAACCAGTATAATTCTCATTACCAGCATAATTAACACTAACAGTTATAGTTCCAGTACGATTAGTTGTGTAATTAAGACTCCAACCACCAGTAGAATTAATAATAACATCATCATAAACATTACCATCAACACTAACAGTCAAAGTGTCAGAGCCATTACCAACATAACCCTCAAGCTCACCAGTAATATTAGCATTAGTACCAATTTGAACACTAGCTACAATAATACTAGAATTAGTACTATTCCTTTCAACTTCAAAACTAGTACTATTACTAAAAGCAGTATAATTCTCATTACCACTAAAACTAACAATAACTGTTATATTACCTGTCTTGTTAGTTGTGTAATTAAAATTCCAACCACCAGTACCATTAACAGAAACATCTGTATAAAGATTACCATCAACAGTAACATTAACACCAGCTATACCAGTAAAATTATCCAACTGACCAGAAATAGTAACATTATTGCCAATACTCACTGGATCATTACTAACAATTATACTAGAATTAGTAGTTAATTGGGCATTAAAAGCTACAGTATCATCTACATTATCTAAAGTAGCAGCTAAAGTTTGAACACCAGCTGTAGCTGTTGCATTATAAACAAAACCATCAACACGACTACTATTAAAATCAGCACCATTAAAAGTTCCATTAACAACAAAATCAGGTAAAAATTCAACACCATCATTACTAAGCGTAGTATTCAAAACTAACAACATAAAACTAACATTATCACCAAAATGAACACCATCCAAACCAGAAGTATTAGTAATATTCAAAATAAAATGATTAAGAGTATCAATACCCAAAATTTTACCAGTAATATCATTAACACCCCACCAATTACGATCAAAACTACTATTATCATTATGACCAGTAATATTAACACCAAAACTTGCCAAAATACGATTATACTCAACAGTAACATTAACAAATGAACCAACACTTAAACCAGTAAAATTCAAACCAGCATTAGTAGCAAAAATAGTATTACCACGAATAATAAAATCAGTCACATTAGTAACAAGACTATCACTATAACTACGGAAATAAAAACCATCACCACTAGTAGCATTAATAATATTATTCAAAAAATTAACACCCTTAACATTACTATTAAACAAAAAAACATAAACACCATAACTAACACCAGTAATATTGTTGTTAGCGAAGGTTATATTGGTGTTGTTGCTGCTGTATGCATCCAGAGCAACACCAGGGCCGGATGTTCCTGTGATGTTGTTGTTGGCAAAGGATAAATTAGTGTTATTGCTGCCGTATGCATCCAGAGTAACACCACTGTCGGATGCTCCTGTGATATTGTTGTTGGCAAAGATTATATTAATGTTGTTGCTGCCGGTTGTAGCCAGAGTAACACCACTGCCG
This genomic interval carries:
- a CDS encoding beta strand repeat-containing protein produces the protein MFTINKFFKPIIFVMCVLFIFLALSSVSAASYDFNNANTTEQFQSVINTDNDNDLVISFDDGDYFDWGQLNISRNATIVGKNRGGAKFTTSSVDTLFNINATNVKIINLTISGYTTAIKSNCSDLTISDNNITTSGVSINLSSSGSANPITGVVIKDNIIKSSISAYDLGAVSLFGKSTDKTVFDVLFSGNNITSGSSGVYLSGNSVNSPVSSANLVFENNNITGTSTYVVYLPVSGSNNVNIIFVNNNITGADYGVALDAYSSNNTNITFANNNITGTYYGVYLSAQSISNTNINITFANNNITGTSTSGVFLLAQGVNNANILFANNNITGLRGVFMILFINNNINIIFANNNITGASGSGVTLATTGSNNINIIFANNNITGASDSGVTLDAYGSNNTNLSFANNNITGTSGPGVALDAYSSNNTNITFANNNITGVSYGVYVFLFNSNVKGVNFLNNIINATSGDGFYFRSYSDSLVTNVTDFIIRGNTIFATNAGLNFTGLSVGSFVNVTVEYNRILASFGVNITGHNDNSSFDRNWWGVNDITGKILGIDTLNHFILNITNTSGLDGVHFGDNVSFMLLVLNTTLSNDGVEFLPDFVVNGTFNGADFNSSRVDGFVYNATATAGVQTLAATLDNVDDTVAFNAQLTTNSSIIVSNDPVSIGNNVTISGQLDNFTGIAGVNVTVDGNLYTDVSVNGTGGWNFNYTTNKTGNITVIVSFSGNENYTAFSNSTSFEVERNSTNSSIIVASVQIGTNANITGELEGYVGNGSDTLTVSVDGNVYDDVIINSTGGWSLNYTTNRTGTITVSVNYAGNENYTGFTNSTTFEVVKNSTNSSIVVNPETVSIGDNVTISGQLDNFTGIFSVNVTVDGNLYTDISVNSTGGWNFNYTTNKTGNITVIVSFSGNENYTAFSNSTTFEVERNSTYSSIDISGDFRVGKTTVISGVLLDEEGNKIADIELEITIDGKKHLVKTNSNGYWYLTYKPEKTGKTTVVLNFNGDAKYLGFTNSTSFDVKKGETFTNVTVNENKDGSVDLIVKVVDEDGDTIPDYKVDVELDGKYIGSVITDSDGVGIFHIPNSKLTSGKHKITVSSDNENYFSNLTFAEFETKNNNTNNTNNTNNTNNTNNTNGNGNKTSDNPVAIATMKKTGIPIIPILVLISMFLISLRRKQ